A window from Lachnoanaerobaculum umeaense encodes these proteins:
- a CDS encoding SWIM zinc finger family protein, which produces MREFKTASTLFDGNLTLSIAPALTPNGIENDPLFFNGEIINPTIVSGGLLVLADIVSTRYFKYVPVDLRDPILCAQGDRLRAECFSACNGVYARMDVFQSALDGDILYGTTNVDIGNNLRKSLLNIRQGDRLKLRIGDEGLKTLHSKNLDNGSVLTDIVTQRPVKMPDRWIRALGNCAMLHQNMEYKFHIEGMQAKSFIAMLPPATGKERSGWLTPTKTGVMLKSREEKNSVYISGLHRLSALKRIMSNVNAVYFYAPNDGEPGQMMIEVCMTGANITLSLTAKSYEGYSGEGALLDSLSTPKILECADKIDNILNFESRLDIDKISKSIGIVKNDMNDAMELLAVSGKLGFDVRDRAFFHRELPDDPDRVLKDNPRLVGAKKLVEDTEYIDDNIWYVKSGDTTYRVIFPTDENLENAKCTCTWYLKHQNSRGPCKHILAVKLKKGV; this is translated from the coding sequence ATGAGAGAATTTAAAACAGCATCAACCCTTTTTGATGGCAACTTAACTTTATCTATAGCACCTGCACTTACCCCAAACGGTATAGAGAATGATCCTTTATTTTTCAATGGAGAAATCATCAATCCGACAATAGTTTCAGGTGGGCTTTTGGTACTTGCAGATATAGTCAGTACAAGATACTTTAAATACGTACCGGTGGACTTGAGAGACCCTATTCTCTGTGCCCAGGGTGACAGACTGAGGGCAGAATGCTTCTCAGCTTGCAATGGTGTTTATGCAAGAATGGATGTGTTCCAAAGTGCTTTGGATGGTGACATACTTTATGGTACTACAAATGTGGATATAGGTAACAATTTACGAAAGTCTCTTCTTAATATAAGACAGGGAGACAGATTAAAGCTTAGAATAGGAGATGAAGGACTTAAGACCTTGCACAGTAAAAATCTTGATAATGGAAGTGTGCTTACAGATATAGTTACTCAAAGGCCTGTAAAGATGCCTGACAGATGGATAAGAGCACTTGGAAATTGTGCCATGCTGCACCAAAATATGGAATATAAATTCCATATTGAGGGAATGCAGGCAAAATCATTTATTGCAATGCTGCCACCTGCTACAGGTAAGGAGAGATCGGGATGGCTTACACCTACAAAGACAGGTGTAATGTTAAAATCAAGAGAAGAAAAAAATAGCGTATATATCAGCGGACTCCATAGACTCAGTGCACTTAAGAGGATAATGAGTAATGTAAATGCTGTTTATTTTTATGCACCGAATGATGGTGAGCCGGGGCAGATGATGATTGAAGTATGTATGACCGGAGCAAATATTACCCTCAGTTTAACAGCGAAAAGTTATGAAGGGTATTCAGGCGAGGGAGCATTACTTGATTCGCTTTCAACTCCTAAAATACTTGAATGTGCGGACAAAATTGATAATATATTAAACTTTGAATCAAGACTTGATATTGATAAAATATCAAAATCAATCGGAATAGTAAAAAATGATATGAATGATGCAATGGAGCTGCTTGCCGTTTCAGGGAAGCTTGGGTTTGATGTCAGAGATAGAGCATTTTTCCATAGGGAATTGCCGGATGATCCGGATAGAGTTTTAAAGGATAATCCAAGGCTTGTGGGTGCAAAGAAGCTGGTTGAAGATACTGAATATATTGATGATAATATATGGTATGTAAAATCAGGGGATACAACTTACAGAGTTATTTTTCCTACAGATGAAAACCTAGAGAATGCAAAATGCACATGTACATGGTATCTGAAACATCAAAACAGTAGGGGACCATGTAAACATATCTTGGCGGTAAAACTAAAAAAAGGAGTATAG
- a CDS encoding leucine-rich repeat domain-containing protein gives MGIKYNTNFSPKGPSEFAKVKVLEEAVQKGTLEYLQAVIDKYKNFEMTARALGLAARYRGMEFVKVLANNKATFNYNRNGAFQRKYKMTQKAGYGYYWTDYCFMIVPEKLNLTLDKWGNSSYKNSGLCGVHKMNIVKELVPLSLEKRIEIAKYFIENKDLEASMDGMLYWALTNDELVFADALIDMGVNLNDMEANYCERHSGLTYLDIITSAIKSKYRSTYVESIIGLKEEKLLPVLERFDKLAKNVGKKLFISQRIFDYAKWNRESLSYVFKNADISKINKKKTLENAVSNNDIEKLEIMAEGGWLRIAEKREGLIDFARENGYEEALSWLIDFKNRTVDLALEKLRVEAKMLKELMENPNSVSAMKKKWRYKKQENNTLQITSYKGDEEHVEIPSMIGRVKVTSIGREAFSARASRIKNADNRRKIKSVIIPEGVKEVGESAFRGCESIETIKVPKTVKKIDEYAFEGCSNLKEIVLPQKVKTEKGIFSGCLSLCNEDGLIILDDVLYGWKGLKQGEKILVIPEGITKIAKCGLSDYFSYYAWSLKEIVLPDGLLEIGEAAFKGIHLEKINIPDSVRKLGKEAFAWTNITEIRIPKGVKSLPAELFLSCNLKKMYIPGTVEKIGRSIFGQGSMFNKITELYVYTPSGSAAEEYMKNIPGVYVLNDYTE, from the coding sequence ATGGGGATAAAATATAATACAAACTTTTCACCCAAAGGACCGAGTGAATTTGCCAAAGTAAAAGTATTAGAAGAAGCTGTTCAAAAAGGAACACTTGAGTATCTGCAAGCTGTTATTGATAAGTATAAAAACTTTGAAATGACAGCACGTGCATTGGGATTGGCAGCAAGATACAGAGGAATGGAGTTTGTAAAAGTTTTAGCAAATAACAAAGCAACCTTTAACTACAATAGAAATGGGGCTTTTCAAAGAAAATATAAAATGACGCAAAAAGCCGGTTATGGATATTATTGGACAGATTATTGCTTTATGATCGTACCGGAGAAGTTGAATTTGACTCTTGATAAGTGGGGAAATAGCTCATATAAAAATTCCGGTTTATGCGGAGTTCACAAGATGAACATTGTAAAGGAGCTGGTACCACTAAGTTTAGAAAAACGAATTGAGATTGCAAAATATTTTATTGAAAATAAAGATTTAGAGGCTTCAATGGATGGTATGCTCTACTGGGCATTGACAAATGATGAACTGGTATTTGCAGATGCACTGATAGATATGGGTGTAAATTTGAATGATATGGAAGCTAACTATTGTGAAAGGCATTCCGGGCTCACATACCTTGATATAATAACATCTGCAATTAAATCAAAATATCGAAGTACTTATGTGGAAAGTATAATAGGATTAAAAGAAGAGAAACTTCTTCCTGTATTAGAAAGATTTGATAAACTTGCAAAAAATGTAGGTAAGAAACTTTTTATAAGTCAGAGGATATTTGATTATGCTAAATGGAATAGAGAGTCATTGTCATATGTTTTTAAAAATGCAGATATATCAAAAATTAATAAAAAAAAGACTTTGGAAAATGCTGTATCAAATAATGATATTGAAAAGCTTGAAATAATGGCTGAGGGTGGATGGCTAAGAATTGCAGAGAAGCGTGAAGGATTAATAGATTTTGCACGTGAGAATGGATATGAAGAGGCACTTTCATGGCTTATAGATTTTAAGAACAGAACTGTGGATCTTGCATTAGAGAAATTAAGGGTAGAAGCAAAGATGCTTAAGGAACTTATGGAAAATCCTAATTCTGTATCAGCTATGAAGAAAAAGTGGAGATATAAAAAACAAGAGAATAATACATTGCAGATTACAAGTTATAAGGGAGATGAAGAGCATGTAGAAATTCCATCAATGATTGGAAGAGTAAAAGTCACATCTATTGGAAGAGAAGCATTTTCTGCTAGGGCGAGTAGAATAAAAAATGCAGATAACAGGAGAAAGATTAAGTCGGTTATTATTCCGGAAGGGGTAAAAGAAGTTGGTGAGTCAGCTTTTAGAGGATGTGAATCTATAGAAACTATTAAAGTTCCCAAAACGGTTAAAAAAATAGATGAATATGCTTTTGAAGGATGTTCGAATTTAAAAGAAATCGTATTGCCACAAAAAGTAAAAACAGAAAAGGGGATTTTTTCCGGTTGTCTTTCACTATGTAATGAAGATGGACTTATTATACTTGATGATGTATTGTATGGATGGAAGGGACTTAAGCAGGGAGAAAAAATATTGGTGATTCCGGAAGGAATTACAAAAATAGCTAAATGTGGATTATCAGATTATTTTTCATATTATGCTTGGAGTTTGAAAGAAATAGTTTTGCCTGATGGACTTCTTGAGATAGGTGAGGCGGCATTTAAGGGAATACATTTAGAGAAAATTAATATTCCGGACAGTGTAAGAAAGCTTGGAAAAGAGGCATTTGCATGGACAAATATTACAGAAATAAGGATACCCAAAGGAGTAAAATCTCTACCTGCAGAATTATTTTTATCTTGTAATTTAAAAAAAATGTATATTCCCGGTACTGTGGAAAAAATCGGAAGATCAATATTTGGACAAGGCTCTATGTTTAATAAAATAACAGAATTATATGTATACACTCCTTCAGGTTCGGCTGCGGAAGAATATATGAAGAATATTCCCGGTGTATATGTTCTAAATGATTATACGGAATAG
- a CDS encoding PRTRC system protein E: protein MASKLEKAAEIYRSLGYEETDFDDILNLGIGSKEEQKEAREGLKSGDWTEIKQLSDNTYGFVSVVDVDLEKLAIFAIRVGVDAKRAANILRRSSKVALKAIKERGETYAMNFIQAACASNRRIWEHSLSVLGMLALKLVHEMNLEIPESVEYMKDWAAVAAILLTSKRKDYNFDERFVIEKEEILRRFKEHIEAGVALNVPATGPFSDILIWGVQNNLITKDNAMEQVFYGLSIAQRPGDRKELVNVLEQIGLSDSDIIERMETIIPLLGLGETAILERFAPVLIESATEDWLYTILISCSSAKVKKIKKLILKSVLKREIPKSANEYEDWLLLYKQDEDKSIAKLAVSIEKVWGLKIEQEDIKEEVQGLWRETPKLWELQKFEIGEISPENLTDLLAVISDRKEYIDDVAFERFIAMANYIAHKNPDEAKISLAGITINDSSGIWALGRWAKNIENNICPDSKTNEWNGEKEVLKIRYSGLVYTRRVVLFESIDKWPCILSTPSYEDLSISLPDLTDRLIKYKNENFLYVAEPDLQFAITRLDIERITKEDKKRFLEKTDGLKLKILLPLGDFLKDVKGEDIFVEEIIKEYLDDPYVEPEFLFEKNTYWRVDVDVPESLKAFPFRLSWCYEDMYSIFPTWGDYSLTAIRRDSEAYHSQGINLRQIAKRRKPLTKGAMMNWIAAWSNLNDENAADVISATHEAWERGLLLPGIADVSYLDWSGGTPSNLASLAFAMDNMAKEGMLSLVWKAACDIVEVSLMSPRMLSGTAQIVKFIRDYIDEVIFAVENKLATKNALELRAVKNLATKSGSSKAVEYAKEIVNKLNSLGMDIKEEKYEEVQNQNTPNDFDEVWMTLPKAKKLIYDNVEFDINVFEVRKGEKAFSFDLKLPDIPDRLFQVYIYGWFYGIQKEAQMSGAVADSDGKIIDEKAKSVWLHYDPEKKKVVVSKYRNWRGEKEGPLEGSSTPYSKIFLTIAVSTLAQDGESIYGAKSLFRQLVDSGDLSVENLREIMRELLLHEEISPAKLVRIVEKESKLLSICYVMLVECIKYAGGVVVKNNKPPVWINRVLDICTYYADYLREAMKRGYILDEDAKWYGLLEIANSSAKSAAVKKAKNLAKILGI, encoded by the coding sequence ATGGCAAGCAAACTAGAAAAAGCAGCAGAAATATATCGTTCTCTTGGCTATGAAGAGACAGATTTTGATGATATTTTAAATCTTGGAATAGGAAGCAAAGAAGAGCAAAAAGAGGCAAGGGAAGGATTAAAATCCGGAGACTGGACGGAGATAAAACAATTATCAGATAATACATATGGATTTGTTTCTGTGGTGGATGTAGATCTTGAAAAGCTTGCAATCTTTGCTATAAGAGTGGGTGTGGATGCCAAGAGAGCTGCAAATATTCTTAGAAGAAGCAGCAAAGTCGCTCTAAAGGCTATAAAGGAGAGAGGTGAGACTTATGCCATGAACTTTATACAAGCCGCCTGTGCATCAAACAGGAGAATATGGGAGCATTCATTGTCAGTGCTTGGAATGTTGGCATTAAAACTTGTGCATGAAATGAATCTTGAAATTCCTGAGTCTGTGGAGTATATGAAGGACTGGGCAGCTGTAGCGGCAATTCTTCTGACATCAAAAAGAAAAGACTACAATTTTGATGAGAGATTTGTAATTGAAAAGGAAGAGATTTTAAGAAGGTTCAAAGAGCATATAGAAGCCGGAGTGGCTTTAAATGTGCCTGCAACCGGACCTTTCTCTGATATACTTATATGGGGTGTACAAAATAATCTCATTACAAAAGATAATGCTATGGAGCAGGTGTTTTACGGACTTAGCATTGCACAAAGGCCGGGAGACAGAAAAGAGCTTGTAAATGTTTTAGAGCAAATCGGACTTAGTGACAGTGATATTATAGAAAGAATGGAAACAATTATTCCACTGCTTGGTCTTGGAGAAACGGCAATACTTGAGCGATTTGCACCTGTACTTATAGAGAGTGCTACTGAAGATTGGTTATATACAATACTTATTTCCTGCAGTTCTGCCAAGGTGAAAAAAATAAAAAAATTGATTTTAAAGTCTGTTTTAAAAAGGGAAATACCAAAGTCTGCAAATGAGTATGAAGATTGGCTCTTACTTTATAAGCAGGATGAGGATAAAAGTATAGCAAAGCTTGCGGTAAGCATTGAAAAGGTTTGGGGACTTAAGATAGAACAGGAAGATATAAAAGAAGAGGTGCAAGGGCTTTGGAGAGAAACACCTAAACTTTGGGAATTGCAAAAATTTGAAATAGGAGAAATTTCGCCGGAAAATCTTACAGATCTATTGGCAGTGATTTCTGACAGAAAAGAATATATTGACGATGTGGCTTTCGAGAGATTTATTGCAATGGCAAATTATATTGCACATAAAAATCCTGATGAAGCAAAAATAAGCCTGGCAGGAATTACAATAAATGATTCAAGTGGTATATGGGCACTTGGAAGATGGGCAAAAAATATTGAGAATAATATATGTCCGGATAGTAAGACGAATGAATGGAATGGTGAGAAGGAAGTTTTAAAAATCAGGTATAGCGGATTAGTTTATACAAGAAGGGTAGTATTATTTGAGTCGATAGATAAATGGCCATGTATATTAAGTACACCAAGTTATGAGGACCTAAGCATATCTTTACCTGATTTGACAGATAGACTTATCAAGTATAAGAATGAGAATTTTTTATATGTCGCTGAACCGGATTTACAGTTTGCAATTACCAGGTTGGATATTGAACGTATTACAAAAGAAGATAAAAAAAGGTTTTTGGAAAAAACAGATGGATTAAAATTAAAAATTTTACTTCCTTTGGGAGATTTTTTAAAGGATGTAAAGGGAGAAGATATTTTTGTTGAGGAAATAATAAAAGAATATTTAGACGATCCATATGTTGAACCGGAATTTTTATTCGAAAAAAATACATATTGGAGAGTGGACGTTGATGTGCCGGAAAGTTTAAAAGCATTTCCTTTTAGGCTTTCATGGTGCTATGAAGATATGTATTCTATTTTCCCGACCTGGGGAGATTATTCACTTACCGCCATACGAAGAGATAGTGAAGCCTATCATAGTCAGGGCATAAATTTAAGGCAGATAGCAAAAAGGAGAAAGCCTCTTACAAAAGGTGCAATGATGAACTGGATCGCAGCGTGGAGTAACTTAAATGATGAGAATGCTGCAGATGTTATTTCGGCAACTCATGAAGCATGGGAAAGAGGACTTCTATTACCGGGAATTGCAGATGTTTCATACCTGGATTGGAGTGGCGGTACACCGTCAAACCTGGCAAGCCTGGCTTTTGCAATGGACAATATGGCTAAAGAAGGTATGCTAAGTCTTGTTTGGAAAGCCGCATGTGATATTGTGGAAGTATCTTTAATGTCGCCAAGAATGCTCTCAGGTACTGCACAGATAGTAAAGTTTATAAGAGATTATATTGATGAAGTTATTTTTGCGGTAGAAAATAAGCTTGCCACAAAAAATGCATTGGAATTGAGGGCTGTAAAGAATCTTGCAACTAAATCCGGATCTTCAAAGGCTGTAGAATATGCCAAGGAAATAGTGAATAAGCTAAATTCTCTTGGCATGGATATAAAAGAAGAAAAGTATGAAGAAGTACAGAATCAAAATACGCCGAATGATTTTGATGAAGTATGGATGACATTACCAAAGGCTAAAAAGCTTATCTATGATAATGTTGAGTTTGATATAAATGTATTTGAAGTAAGAAAAGGCGAAAAAGCTTTTAGCTTTGATTTGAAATTACCGGACATACCCGACAGGCTGTTTCAAGTATATATTTACGGATGGTTTTACGGAATTCAAAAAGAGGCTCAAATGTCGGGAGCTGTGGCCGACAGCGACGGAAAAATTATAGATGAGAAAGCAAAAAGCGTATGGCTTCATTATGACCCTGAAAAGAAAAAGGTTGTAGTAAGTAAATATAGAAACTGGAGAGGTGAAAAAGAAGGACCTCTTGAGGGCAGTTCAACACCTTACTCAAAGATATTTTTAACTATTGCAGTAAGTACTCTGGCACAGGATGGGGAGAGTATTTATGGAGCAAAAAGTCTTTTCAGACAACTGGTGGACTCAGGAGATTTATCTGTAGAGAATTTAAGAGAAATAATGAGAGAACTTTTATTACATGAGGAGATAAGCCCTGCAAAGCTGGTAAGAATAGTTGAGAAAGAAAGCAAGCTTTTAAGCATATGCTATGTAATGCTTGTTGAGTGTATCAAATACGCCGGAGGGGTTGTTGTAAAGAATAATAAGCCACCTGTATGGATAAACAGAGTTTTGGATATCTGTACTTATTATGCTGATTATTTAAGGGAAGCGATGAAGAGAGGATATATTTTGGATGAAGATGCCAAATGGTATGGACTTTTAGAAATTGCAAACAGTAGTGCTAAGTCTGCTGCGGTGAAGAAGGCGAAGAATTTGGCAAAAATATTAGGAATATAA